A window from Cellulomonas sp. C5510 encodes these proteins:
- a CDS encoding DUF177 domain-containing protein: protein MERPTHLDPRSPLVLDTHELGRRPGSMRRVQRTVPAPEDLGTDVIGVPTGDDLELDLRLEAVMEGVLVSGTVRARVVGECVRCLDEVVDHVDVPVQELYVYPGRAEVAAENGDDEEDVRELDGDLADVEPALRDALVTALPFQPLCRDDCPGLCSECGARLADEPGHAHDTIDPRWAALGGLQSTLDEKRES, encoded by the coding sequence GTGGAGCGCCCGACTCACCTCGATCCCCGCTCGCCGCTCGTGCTCGACACCCACGAGCTCGGGCGACGTCCGGGATCGATGCGGCGGGTGCAGCGCACGGTTCCCGCGCCCGAGGACCTCGGTACCGACGTGATCGGCGTCCCCACCGGGGACGACCTCGAGCTGGATCTGCGGCTCGAGGCCGTCATGGAGGGGGTCCTGGTCTCCGGAACCGTGCGTGCCCGCGTGGTCGGGGAGTGCGTCCGCTGCCTGGACGAGGTCGTCGACCATGTCGACGTCCCGGTGCAGGAGCTGTACGTGTATCCCGGTCGTGCCGAGGTGGCGGCGGAGAACGGTGACGACGAGGAGGACGTGCGCGAGCTGGACGGCGACCTGGCCGACGTCGAGCCCGCGCTGCGGGATGCGCTGGTGACTGCGCTACCGTTCCAGCCGTTGTGCCGGGACGACTGCCCGGGTCTGTGCTCCGAGTGCGGAGCGCGCCTGGCGGACGAGCCGGGACACGCGCATGACACCATTGACCCTCGGTGGGCGGCCCTCGGCGGCCTGCAGAGCACGCTTGACGAGAAGAGAGAGAGCTAG
- the coaD gene encoding pantetheine-phosphate adenylyltransferase — protein MTLAVCPGSFDPFTLGHLDVVRRAARLADEVVVLVAHNAAKRPLLDVGTRVALIRDAVADLPGVRVASSDGLLADELRALGATVVVKGLRGGADFDAELPMALMNRHLSGVETAFVVGDPALSHVASSLVKDVARHGGVVDDLVTPAVAAAVRAALAAAPGPEGSPA, from the coding sequence GTGACGCTCGCGGTCTGCCCCGGCTCGTTCGACCCGTTCACGCTCGGCCACCTCGACGTGGTGCGCCGCGCGGCGCGGCTCGCCGACGAGGTCGTCGTGCTCGTCGCCCACAACGCCGCGAAGCGCCCGCTGCTGGACGTCGGCACCCGCGTCGCGCTGATCCGGGACGCCGTGGCGGACCTGCCGGGCGTCCGGGTGGCCTCGTCGGACGGGCTGCTCGCCGACGAGCTGCGCGCGCTCGGCGCCACGGTCGTCGTCAAGGGCCTGCGGGGCGGCGCGGACTTCGACGCCGAGCTGCCGATGGCCCTGATGAACCGCCACCTGTCGGGGGTCGAGACCGCGTTCGTGGTCGGTGACCCCGCGCTGTCCCACGTGGCGTCCTCGCTCGTCAAGGACGTGGCGCGGCACGGCGGCGTGGTCGACGACCTGGTGACCCCTGCCGTCGCGGCCGCGGTGCGCGCCGCCCTGGCAGCCGCGCCCGGACCCGAGGGGAGCCCCGCATGA
- a CDS encoding DUF6297 family protein gives MTARQPGPGSVDEFAVTTGGAPDPGDATWEDAPAPAVSPSEGVTPVPAARSVRRYTAQVARRRSGAGLGEVLGDVYYAAVTTAIGLGVALGVAGQLRTSLPHVPDQALSTGVSLPTVVAVVAVLVGGAVLSLGARLGPVGAGGAEATWWLGSPVDRRGLLRPTARRLPVAAGVVGAVAVALLDGGLLADHGIGHVLRIGAAAGLACAALVLLAGLAQSRGVPRRTTAVVGDLVVAAAPVLALVAALAGWRVTALPDVPAAVLGVLVLAVGGLAWWLDTRLGRIRGRHLRESGSVATQAAGAVVSLDSRELGRALSDSAARPRRRSVRRMRLVRGPVSAVVVADLTVLLRSPRHLVQLVVSALVPVVVVVTPQLAGVLGVVAAVLVSGYVGMLATAEGARRAEMAPVVDRLLPLSAARVRRARLVVPGVAMLLWSVVAFTAIGRWEGEPVPWLVLGAVSAPVWAGAAVRGAYRPAPNWQGPLVSTPMGALPGGVAGVLSRGPDVAVLGMVPVVICVALGTVVPTLVVVQAVASAIALAFGSSTSTKTMMDRLAEATEPEKGGGR, from the coding sequence GTGACCGCGCGGCAGCCCGGCCCGGGGTCGGTCGACGAGTTCGCGGTGACGACGGGCGGTGCGCCGGACCCGGGCGACGCCACCTGGGAGGACGCCCCCGCGCCGGCGGTGTCGCCGAGCGAGGGGGTGACCCCCGTCCCCGCCGCGCGGTCCGTCCGGCGGTACACCGCGCAGGTCGCGCGACGCCGGTCGGGAGCGGGCCTCGGCGAGGTGCTGGGCGACGTGTACTACGCCGCGGTGACGACGGCGATCGGTCTCGGTGTCGCGCTCGGGGTCGCCGGCCAGCTCCGGACGTCGCTGCCGCACGTCCCGGACCAGGCGCTGTCCACCGGCGTCAGCCTGCCCACCGTGGTCGCCGTCGTGGCGGTGCTCGTGGGCGGGGCCGTGCTCTCCCTCGGCGCGCGGCTCGGGCCGGTCGGTGCGGGCGGCGCCGAGGCCACGTGGTGGCTCGGGTCCCCGGTGGACCGCCGCGGGCTCCTGCGACCGACGGCGCGACGCCTCCCGGTGGCCGCCGGCGTGGTCGGCGCGGTCGCCGTGGCCCTGCTCGACGGCGGCCTGCTCGCCGACCACGGCATCGGGCACGTGCTGCGCATCGGCGCGGCCGCGGGGCTGGCGTGCGCGGCGCTGGTGCTGCTCGCCGGCCTCGCCCAGTCCCGCGGGGTGCCGCGCCGGACCACGGCGGTCGTGGGGGACCTCGTCGTCGCCGCGGCCCCGGTGCTGGCGCTGGTCGCCGCGCTCGCGGGCTGGCGGGTCACGGCGCTGCCCGACGTCCCGGCGGCGGTCCTCGGCGTCCTCGTCCTGGCGGTCGGGGGGCTGGCCTGGTGGCTGGACACCCGGCTCGGCCGGATCCGGGGCCGGCACCTGCGGGAGAGCGGCTCCGTCGCGACCCAGGCGGCCGGTGCGGTGGTGTCGCTCGACTCGCGCGAGCTCGGCCGCGCGCTGTCCGACTCGGCGGCCCGGCCCCGCCGGCGCTCGGTGCGGCGCATGCGGCTCGTGCGCGGCCCGGTGTCCGCGGTCGTGGTCGCCGACCTGACGGTGCTGCTGCGCTCGCCGCGGCACCTCGTGCAGCTGGTCGTGTCCGCGCTCGTGCCCGTGGTCGTCGTCGTCACCCCGCAGCTCGCCGGGGTGCTGGGCGTGGTGGCCGCGGTGCTGGTCAGCGGCTACGTCGGGATGCTGGCGACCGCCGAGGGCGCGCGCCGCGCGGAGATGGCCCCGGTGGTGGACCGGCTGCTGCCGCTCTCCGCCGCCCGGGTCCGGCGGGCGCGGCTCGTGGTGCCCGGCGTCGCGATGCTGCTCTGGTCGGTCGTCGCGTTCACCGCGATCGGCCGGTGGGAGGGCGAGCCGGTGCCCTGGCTCGTGCTCGGCGCCGTCTCGGCGCCGGTCTGGGCGGGAGCGGCCGTGCGGGGCGCGTACCGCCCGGCGCCGAACTGGCAGGGGCCGCTGGTCTCGACCCCGATGGGTGCGCTGCCCGGCGGTGTGGCCGGCGTGCTGTCGCGGGGCCCGGACGTCGCGGTGCTCGGCATGGTCCCGGTCGTCATCTGCGTGGCGCTCGGCACCGTCGTGCCGACGCTGGTGGTGGTGCAGGCGGTGGCCTCGGCGATCGCGCTGGCGTTCGGGTCCAGCACCAGCACCAAGACGATGATGGACCGGCTGGCGGAGGCGACCGAGCCGGAGAAGGGCGGTGGGCGGTGA
- the rpmF gene encoding 50S ribosomal protein L32, which translates to MAVPKRKMSRSNTRARRSQWKTTATTLSTCPQCKSDMRPHQACPTCGAYAGRRYAEAMRTEHAG; encoded by the coding sequence GTGGCTGTTCCGAAGCGCAAGATGTCGCGCAGCAACACCCGTGCGCGTCGGTCGCAGTGGAAGACCACTGCCACGACGCTCAGCACCTGCCCGCAGTGCAAGTCGGACATGCGCCCGCACCAGGCGTGCCCGACCTGCGGCGCCTACGCCGGTCGCCGCTACGCCGAGGCGATGCGGACCGAGCACGCCGGCTGA
- the rnc gene encoding ribonuclease III, protein MSTAAAELAQQLGVHLDPELLVLALTHRSFAHEAGGIPTNERLEFLGDTVLGLVVTEELYRRHPAQSEGELAKMRAATVSQRALAEVARALDLGSYVLLGKGELATGGRDKDSILSDTLEALFGAVYLSHGLEVSRGVVMGLVGPTLTAAADLGAGLDWKTSLQELTATLGLGAPAYAVTSDGPDHARTFTAEAVVAGVVRGTGTGTAKKLAEQRAAALAYAALEAGAEAGSEAGSGAVSAGADDRTAG, encoded by the coding sequence ATGAGCACAGCAGCAGCAGAGCTCGCCCAGCAGCTCGGGGTCCACCTGGACCCCGAGCTGCTGGTGCTGGCACTCACCCACCGGTCGTTCGCCCACGAGGCGGGCGGCATCCCGACCAACGAGCGCCTGGAGTTCCTGGGGGACACGGTGCTCGGGCTCGTCGTGACGGAGGAGCTCTACCGGCGGCATCCTGCGCAGTCGGAGGGCGAGCTCGCGAAGATGCGGGCCGCGACCGTCTCCCAGCGGGCGCTGGCCGAGGTCGCGCGCGCGCTCGACCTCGGTTCCTACGTCCTGCTCGGCAAGGGCGAGCTCGCGACCGGCGGCCGGGACAAGGACTCGATCCTCTCGGACACGCTGGAGGCCCTGTTCGGCGCCGTGTACCTGTCGCACGGGCTCGAGGTCTCGCGTGGCGTCGTGATGGGCCTCGTCGGGCCGACGCTCACCGCTGCGGCCGACCTCGGCGCGGGCCTGGACTGGAAGACGAGCCTCCAGGAGCTCACCGCGACGCTCGGCCTCGGCGCGCCCGCCTACGCGGTCACGAGCGACGGGCCGGATCACGCGCGGACGTTCACGGCCGAGGCCGTGGTGGCCGGCGTCGTGCGCGGCACCGGGACGGGCACCGCGAAGAAGCTCGCCGAGCAGCGGGCCGCCGCCCTGGCGTACGCCGCCCTCGAAGCCGGGGCCGAGGCCGGGTCCGAGGCAGGGTCGGGCGCCGTCTCGGCCGGCGCCGACGACCGCACGGCCGGCTGA
- a CDS encoding phosphoglycerate dehydrogenase, producing MTTTVLLPSSIALSPTLPDGVRTAAYDVREPLPDALLDADALVAWGNPTEQLADAARRMGRLRWVQTLAAGPDSVLSAGFAPHVRVTSGRGLHDGPVAEHTLALVLAVARRLPDLVRAQDEHRWAADLGGVQRLPHEGGEFRSLAGARVLVWGFGSIATRLAPLLTVLGAQVVGVASTAGTRAGYPVITAAEVHEALPGTDVLIGILPSTPATRRVLDARVLGRLPRHAWVVNVGRGSTLDEDALLAAVREERLAGAALDVFETEPLPASSPLWDEPRILITPHAAGGRPVGADTLLTDNIAAFVRDEPLRNLVRR from the coding sequence ATGACGACCACCGTCCTGCTGCCCTCCTCGATCGCGCTCTCCCCCACGCTCCCGGACGGGGTCCGCACCGCCGCGTACGACGTGCGGGAACCGCTGCCGGACGCGCTGCTGGACGCCGACGCCCTGGTGGCGTGGGGCAACCCGACCGAGCAGCTCGCGGACGCGGCCCGCCGCATGGGCCGGCTGCGCTGGGTGCAGACGCTGGCCGCCGGGCCGGACTCCGTGCTGTCCGCCGGCTTCGCGCCGCACGTCCGGGTGACCTCGGGACGGGGCCTGCACGACGGCCCGGTGGCCGAGCACACGCTCGCCCTCGTGCTCGCGGTCGCGCGCCGGCTGCCCGACCTGGTGCGGGCGCAGGACGAGCACCGGTGGGCGGCGGACCTCGGCGGCGTGCAGCGCCTCCCGCACGAGGGCGGCGAGTTCCGCTCGCTCGCGGGCGCGCGGGTGCTCGTGTGGGGCTTCGGGTCCATCGCGACCCGGCTGGCGCCGCTGCTGACCGTCCTCGGCGCCCAGGTCGTCGGCGTCGCGTCCACGGCGGGGACCCGGGCGGGCTACCCGGTGATCACCGCCGCCGAGGTGCACGAGGCGCTGCCCGGCACGGACGTGCTCATCGGCATCCTGCCGTCGACGCCCGCCACCCGCCGCGTGCTCGACGCGCGGGTGCTCGGGCGGCTGCCCCGGCACGCCTGGGTGGTCAACGTGGGCCGCGGCTCGACGCTCGACGAGGACGCCCTGCTCGCCGCGGTCCGGGAGGAGCGCCTCGCCGGGGCGGCGCTCGACGTGTTCGAGACCGAGCCGCTGCCCGCGTCGTCGCCGCTGTGGGACGAGCCGCGCATCCTCATCACGCCGCACGCCGCCGGCGGCCGGCCGGTCGGCGCGGACACCCTGCTCACCGACAACATCGCGGCGTTCGTCCGGGACGAGCCGCTGCGCAACCTCGTGCGCCGCTGA
- a CDS encoding ABC transporter ATP-binding protein — protein MSKQPVIRAVDLLVGYGGEPVCAPVSFTLPPGRALALVGANGSGKSTVLRAVLGLLEPVGGRVEVLGRPVDEREVGFRTRVSSVLDDDAYFPALTVAEHLYLTARAHGVQGADAVVDGLLDEFGLTEHAAALPVALSSGQRRRLLLAAGLVRPRSLLVLDEPEQRLDVAMRDHLAERLVAEKRAGGSVLLATHDPELLRAVADRAVLVGDESSRLLGVADAVEALRPGVL, from the coding sequence GTGTCGAAGCAGCCCGTGATCCGTGCCGTCGACCTGCTCGTCGGCTACGGCGGGGAGCCGGTGTGCGCCCCTGTGTCCTTCACCCTCCCACCGGGCCGCGCGCTCGCCCTCGTCGGCGCGAACGGCTCCGGGAAGTCGACCGTCCTGCGCGCCGTGCTCGGTCTGCTCGAGCCCGTGGGTGGCCGGGTGGAGGTGCTGGGGCGGCCGGTCGACGAGCGCGAGGTCGGCTTCCGGACGCGGGTCTCGAGCGTGCTGGACGACGACGCGTACTTCCCTGCGCTGACCGTCGCCGAGCACCTGTACCTGACCGCCCGGGCCCACGGCGTGCAGGGCGCGGACGCGGTGGTCGACGGCCTGCTGGACGAGTTCGGGCTGACCGAGCACGCGGCGGCGCTGCCGGTCGCCCTCTCGTCGGGTCAGCGGCGGCGCCTGCTGCTGGCCGCCGGGCTCGTGCGGCCGCGGTCGCTGCTCGTGCTGGACGAGCCGGAGCAGCGCCTGGACGTCGCGATGCGCGACCACCTGGCGGAGCGGCTGGTGGCCGAGAAGCGCGCGGGCGGCTCGGTGCTGCTCGCCACGCACGACCCGGAGCTGCTGCGCGCCGTCGCGGACCGCGCGGTGCTCGTCGGCGACGAGAGCTCCCGGCTGCTCGGTGTCGCGGACGCCGTCGAGGCGCTGCGTCCGGGCGTGCTGTGA
- the mutM gene encoding bifunctional DNA-formamidopyrimidine glycosylase/DNA-(apurinic or apyrimidinic site) lyase: protein MPELPEVETVRDGLERHVVGRTVRAVEVRRPYSVRRHLAGPGDLVGRLVGRTPVAAVRRGKFLWLPLDRPAGQHPDDALLAHLGMSGQLLVRGSAADVESGDAHPHLRVRLLLEDGGALDFVDQRTFGHVSVADLVPTADGGPGGAGSALSLLPSPVAHIGRDLLDPALDAEAVARAVRRRRTEVKRALLDQGLVSGVGNIYADEGLWRARVHPATPTASLDQVTALRVLDGAAAVMRDALAQGGTSFDALYVNVNGASGYFDRSLAVYGQQGRPCPRCGAPVVRVAFANRSSHYCPVCQAP from the coding sequence GTGCCGGAGCTCCCCGAGGTCGAGACCGTCCGCGACGGCCTGGAGCGGCACGTCGTCGGGCGCACGGTGCGCGCCGTCGAGGTGCGCCGCCCGTACAGCGTCCGCCGGCACCTCGCGGGTCCGGGAGACCTCGTGGGCCGGCTCGTGGGGCGCACCCCGGTGGCGGCCGTCCGGCGGGGCAAGTTCCTGTGGCTGCCGCTGGACCGCCCGGCGGGTCAGCACCCGGACGACGCCCTGCTGGCGCACCTGGGGATGAGCGGGCAGCTCCTGGTGCGCGGGTCAGCGGCCGACGTCGAGTCGGGGGACGCGCACCCGCACCTGCGGGTGCGCCTGCTGCTGGAGGACGGCGGCGCGCTGGACTTCGTCGACCAGCGGACGTTCGGCCACGTGTCGGTGGCCGACCTGGTACCCACCGCCGACGGCGGTCCGGGCGGCGCCGGTTCGGCGCTGTCGCTGCTGCCCTCCCCGGTCGCGCACATCGGGCGCGACCTGCTGGACCCGGCCCTCGACGCGGAGGCCGTCGCCCGCGCGGTGCGGCGCCGGCGCACGGAGGTCAAGCGCGCGCTCCTCGACCAGGGGCTCGTGTCCGGCGTGGGCAACATCTACGCCGACGAGGGGCTGTGGCGGGCGCGGGTGCACCCCGCCACGCCGACCGCGTCGCTCGACCAGGTCACGGCGCTGCGGGTGCTCGACGGGGCGGCCGCCGTGATGCGGGACGCGCTCGCGCAGGGCGGCACGAGCTTCGACGCGCTCTACGTGAACGTCAACGGGGCGTCCGGCTACTTCGACCGTTCGCTCGCGGTGTACGGGCAGCAGGGCCGGCCGTGCCCGCGGTGCGGGGCGCCGGTGGTGCGGGTCGCGTTCGCGAACCGGTCGTCGCACTACTGCCCGGTCTGCCAGGCGCCCTGA
- the rsmD gene encoding 16S rRNA (guanine(966)-N(2))-methyltransferase RsmD yields the protein MTRIVAGSVGGRTLAVPPKGTRPTSERVREALFSRLEHLDAVEGARVLDGYAGSGALGLEAASRGAARVVLVEWGRAAADVCRRNAAALGLADRVTVVRDRVEAYTARPPAEPWDLVLLDPPYDVPDATLAEVLAALVPALTVESVVVVERSARSAAPPWPAGMHGFDTRTYGETAVHLGARSPVPDGEPGRR from the coding sequence GTGACGCGGATCGTGGCGGGGTCGGTCGGCGGGCGGACGCTGGCCGTGCCGCCGAAGGGCACGCGCCCCACGAGCGAGCGCGTCCGCGAGGCGCTGTTCTCGCGGCTCGAGCACCTCGACGCGGTCGAGGGCGCCCGGGTGCTCGACGGCTACGCGGGTTCCGGGGCGCTCGGCCTGGAGGCGGCGAGCCGCGGGGCCGCGCGCGTGGTGCTGGTCGAGTGGGGCCGCGCCGCGGCGGACGTGTGCCGCCGCAACGCCGCTGCGCTGGGCCTCGCGGACCGCGTCACCGTGGTCCGCGACCGCGTCGAGGCGTACACCGCCCGCCCGCCGGCCGAGCCGTGGGACCTGGTGCTGCTCGACCCGCCGTACGACGTGCCCGACGCGACGCTGGCCGAGGTCCTCGCCGCGCTGGTGCCGGCCCTGACGGTCGAGTCCGTGGTGGTGGTCGAGCGGTCCGCGCGGAGCGCGGCGCCCCCGTGGCCCGCGGGGATGCACGGGTTCGACACCCGGACCTACGGGGAGACGGCCGTGCACCTCGGCGCGCGCAGCCCCGTCCCGGACGGCGAGCCGGGCCGGAGGTAG